Genomic segment of Vibrio natriegens NBRC 15636 = ATCC 14048 = DSM 759:
GTTTAGTAAGTTCTCTTGATTGAATAATCTAACGGTGGCGCTTAGCCGCCCGCTTATCTTGAAAACAAAAGGAGTTAACATTGAAAAATAACAAAAAACTGGCTTATGCAGCACTGGCAGTATTTGCGAGCTCTGCCTACGCAGAGGGCGTAGCACCTGAGTTTAACAAAAAAGGGACGGCATCGGTCGAAGTCAAAAATACCCTGGATATCGTCGAAACGACTTCATTAAACTTCGGCACCATCGCGGCAGTAGCTGGTAGCGATGATACAAATGCCGCCACACTGGTATTAGATCCCAGCACCGGTGAGGTGACAGCAAAAGCTACTGCTGATTCCGGCAGCATAACCCCAATTGACAAAACCAATGTATCGCCAGGTACCTTTACGGTGAGCAACGCGGCTAGGTATACCAACCTGAATATCACGTTGCCGAAAGATGCAGATACTATCGAGTTGAAAATGGAAAACGCAGCGCCGGAATCACTGAAGTTTACCCTAGGTAAATTTACAGCTTATGCCAATGATAAAGCGGTTGAATTAAATGCTACTACTGGTGCAGGAAAAGCCAGAACAGATGAGAACGGCAACCTGGTATTACTGGTAGGTGCAACCTTGAACACCCAAAAAGGGGGAGATGCTTCTTATGACGATGCTGTATACAGCGGTACATATGACGTGACCATTAAATACTAAAGCAAAGGAGCGAGCCGGCTTACCGGCTTGCCTCTGTTAAATTAACCAGTTCAATAGTTTATTGGAAAAGTCATGCGTAACCACTTGTTATCGTTGCTGGCAATATGCCTGCTCGCCGGGGGAGCCTGGGCTGGGGAGATCACTCAGGTTAAGCCGCTTGACTTCGGGGTTATTGCACTGCGCAACAACGACAATATCTATAACTACCAGATTAACCCGGACGGCTCACGAAAGTATGACACCAATATCGTGGTTATTGAGCAAGGTCACCCGGCCGAGTTTCTGCTTTCCGGTTTTCAGGCAGGCAGTTACCTCCATATCACGACCAGTCTGCCGGAGGGTGCCAAAAGCCTGAGCCACGGCGGCAACGCTGGTAGCCGCTTCACCATTAAGCAACTAAACGTCAAGCCCTGGGTCAGAACAAATACTAAGGGCGAGGCGCGGGTATGGGTTGGCGCTACCCTGGCCACCTCAGGTACAGGCTACTACCTGGACGCCAAATACACTAATCCCCATATAACTCTACATATCACCCATTAATAAAGTTTAGGAATTCCATGCTGTTGATAATTAGCAGAAAAACCCTGTCCCTGCTCGCCACCTTGCTGCTGCCAGTTTTACTTGCCAGCAACGCCAGCGCCAGCCTTTTGATCTCGCCGACCCGATTAAGCTTTGCCGAGAGAGAACGCAGTTCTAAGGTCTTTTTGATGAATACCAGCAGCGAGACCAAGACCTACCGACTGGAGTTTCAGCAGCAAAAGCAATTACCCGACGGCCGCTACCAGGCTCTGAACGAGGAAGAGTTAGCCAACTTTAATATTGCCAGCAGCATGCTCAGATTTAGCCCCAGACAGGTAACGCTCGGCCCAGGCGAGCGCCAGCAGGTTCGCATCGCGGTGCGCCGCCCTAAGGATCTTGCACCCGGGGAGTATCGCTCCCACCTGCTGCTTGCCGCTCTGCCCGGTAATAAGGAACGCAAGCAAACCGAGGGCGTGGGTATTCAGTTAAACTTGAGGCTGAGCTTTTCCATTCCGGTGATCATACGTGCCGGCGGCCTGGACGCTGCTGCGGAGTTTGGCCCGGTGGATCTCTATAGGGATGCCAGCAGCGCCAAGCCAGATGGGTTAACCTTTGCCCTTAACCGCTCCGGTCTGCACAGCACCTTCGGTAGCCTGAAAGCCTTCTGGCGCTCGTATGACGGCGGCGAAGAGCGCCAGGTGGCCACCCTTAACAACGTTGCAGTTTTCCATGAAAACAAACAACGCGTGATTAGTCTGCCCTTTCACGATCCCATTGCGCAGGACGGCACGCTGCGTCTGATTTATGAGGGAGACGACGAGTTCGGAGGCCGAGTTCTGGCAGAGCAACAACTGACCATCAGCGACTACCAATTAGCACCTTAACTTTATGTCCCTGTACCATCCGTGTAAGTGGCTGCTGCTGGGCTTGCTTTGGCCTGTCTGCACGCCCGCTATTGCCCAGTCAGAACTGTTTGAGTTGATCCGAACGATCAACCACAAATATCAGGAACCAGATTTTGGACTGATGCCTGCCGACGCTCCAACGACAGATGATGGCCGGGGCATCGCCGATGGTGAAGAGCTGATACTGGAGGTGCGCATCGACGATCTGGTGATCGGCGATCTGTTTGCCATCAAGCATCAAGGTAGCGCCCTTATCGCCTTTGGCCAGTTTGTCGAGCTTTTGGATTTCGCCATTGAGCTGGACAGCGAAACATCAGCGGCATCTGGCTGGTATATCAATGAGGGACAGAGCTTTAGCCTGAACCTGCCCGAAAAGGATGGTGAACAAACTGCCGCCGACAGCCAGGCTAAAGCCGAAGCAAACGGGGTTACCTACCATCTGCCGGCCTCGCACTTTCAGATCCTGCCGGACGACCTCTATATTCATGCCGACGATCTCGGCCGCTGGTTTAATATCAACATGACATTTGACTTCGGTGCTATGATGTTGATGCTTAAGCCAGATCAACCCCTGCCGATCCAGGCAGCTCTGGCACGCAAACGGAGACAAAAAAGCAGGGCAAAAACAACCAGCGCCAAGCCGGCTTTACCACTGCGCAAAAGCGATCACAAACTGTTGTCCGCGCCCCTGTTGGATATCAGTACCAACGCCACCTATTCAGGAAAAGATGTCAACTTCGGCTATTCTGCCTTGGGTCGCCATGATTTGGGCTTTTTTAGCAGTCAGTATTACCTTGGCGGCGGCTCGGAAAATGAACTGGACTATGCGCGCCTGACGTTGGAAAAAACCTCGCTGGAGGGCGGTCTGTTGGGTCCCATAAATGCCACCCAATATCGCTTTGGCGATATTTTACCAGTGGTCGGTGCAGGCAATCAGGAGCGGGGAGTTAGCTTCAGCAACAGGCCGTTGACGGGCAATACCGAGTTAGACACTCTGGATTTGCAGGGAGATATTCAGCCCGGCTGGGATGTGGAGCTTTACCGTAATGATGTACTGATAAGTGCGCTGACCGCCGGGCCAGATGGTCGCTATGTGTTTAACGATATCGAGCTGCTCTACGGCAACAACACCCTTAGACTGGTCTTTTACGGTCCGCAAGGCCAGATCCGGGAAAAGACCAAGCAGGTGCTGGTCGGCAGCCGCACAGTACAAAAGCAGCACTATTTCGATCTCTCCCTTACCCAGCCCGGCAGTCTGTTTCTCAACGAGCCAGCCGCCAGTACTGCTGACTGGCATCTGGCTGGCAAGTATAGCAAAAGCCTTAGCGACAAATTGTTGTTAGATGCAACCATTTCCAAGGTGGAAAGACATAACGCAGCTTACTCTTTAGACGCTAGTTTTTCCCTGTTTGACCGCCTGCTGATGCAGGCCGGAGTTGACAACAACGGTGCCTACCGGATGGGGGGGAAAACCTTTTTGGGCAAACATGCACTGAATTTCTCGCACAATGCTGATGATGGTAAGTTTAATGACAATGTGACGCTGGCAGGCTCGCTTTTCCAGGGCCGGCAGACTGCGCTCAACTATGAGCAGGGGTTTAGCCGCCGCTATGGCGATATCGACCAACCGAGCTTTTCGCTACAAAACCGTCTCAGCCTCTACCGGCCGTCCTTTTACCTGAGCAACAGCTTTACTTATCAAAGAACCGAGCCTGAGGTGGGTGAGGCAGAGGACTGGCAAAGCGGCAGCGCTTTGTTGCGTAAGCGCTTTTCAGCATTCACCTGGGAGCTGGGGGCTGACTATAGCCTGTCGCCCGAAGCCGAGCTAACCCAGCTGGATACCGAGTTCAGCCGCGCCCTCAGCTCCTCCCTTAACAGCGAGTTTGGCATTAACTACTGGCCCCAAACCGAAAGGTATAAAGCGGATATGAGGTTGAACTGGAAAGCCGATACATTTTATCTGAGCTCTACCCTCTCCTACGATGATCGCGGCGAATGGTTTCTGGGCCTGAACACCCTACTTAGCCTGGGCTGGGATCCTCAGGAAAGTGACCTTTATATAGACCGCCGCCGCCTGGCGCAAAACGGTGCCATCAGTGTGCGCGTATTTCAGGACTTGAACCTAAACGGCCGCTACGACCAAGATGAGCCGCCAGTGGTGGGTGCCAAGGTAAAAGGCACCCAGGTATACCGCAGAGCTTCTACTAATGACAAGGGGATTGCTTTTTTGCGTGGCCTGCCCGCTTATCGCACCACGGATATTGAACTAGAGATAGGAAGTCTGGAGGACCCCTACTGGATGCCCAGTCGCCCCGGAATCTCGATTACGCCCAGACCGGGGTTGGTGGAGACCCTGGATATACCTGTGGTCACCACTGGTGAAATCGAAGGTATGGTCTACCTAGAGGATGGTCATGGCGGTGAAAAGCCGGCAGCCTATGCCCCACTTGTCCTGCTGGACGAGCAGGGTAAAGTGGTACAGAGGGGGGAGAGTGAATATGATGGCTTCTACCTCTTTATGAATGTGTTGCCGGGTAAGGTCCGGGTGGAGATCGATAAGCAGTATATCGAGGATAAGAAACTGTATCCGCTTGCGGCCGTCGAGGTAACGATAAAGGGTGATGGCGATGTGTTGCGCGGCAACAATTTCAGTCTTGCTGCCCTGAGCTTCCAGCCAGCGTTTCTGGTTTCATTGGGTGAGTTTAGCTCGGAAACAACCATGAAGGCCTACTGGCACCTGCTCTACCGTTCGCACGCCAATATATTGCCTCAGGCATCTTATTCTAAGGTGGCTAGGGAAGGCAGCGAGCACCTCAGGTTACAACTGGGCACCTACTACCTGAACAGAGCACAGGCCCAGTCCCAATGCACCCGTCTGCAGGAGCAAGGCATCAACTGCCGGGTTACTACCACAGAGCTCCTATTAGAAAAAAGCTCTTAGTATCGGACACAAATACGCATGAACCCATCCATGGGGATTCGATTTGCCATCCATGGCAAATCGAGTTTGTTTATCGAACCCTGCTCCCTGACCAGTTAATTTTCCGGATTGGTATAACTTCCCGCTCAAAACACCCCAAACAATCTAAACAAACACAAGACGATTTTAAAAAAATTCAAAATCGAAACGATCCTTAAGATCCCAGGACATATAGCTTTAGAGTGTGTTGATGTCTGGTTTCAGGACGAAGCCAGATTTGGGCAACAAAACACGACCACACGTTTATGGGCTGAAAAAGGAACTAGCCCAAGAGCCGTGAAGCAACAACAGTTTGAGTATGCCTATCTGTTCGGTTCCGTTTGTCCCAGCAAAGGAATTGGTGAGGCTATCGTTGTCCCTTGGGTTAATAAAGACATCATGATAGAGCACTTAAAACAAATATCGGCAGTCACAGAGAAGGGACGTCACGCCGTCGTTGTTATCGATGGAGCAGGATGGCATACAGAAAACATTACCAATGACTTTAAGGATGTCAGTGTCATCAAACTTCCACCCTATTCTCCAGAGCTAAACCCTATCGAACAAGTATGGAGTTGGTTGAGGCAACGCTATTTAGCCAACCAATCTTTTACTGATTACGACGACATCATCTCCAAAGTCTGCGATGCATGGAATCGTTTTTTGGATAGCTCCAAAAGAGTCACCAAAATGTGCTCGAGAAGATGGATAGACCTGACCAGTTAATTTTCCAGATTGGTATTAATTAATGTAATTGGTATACGTGGTATAAGGGCTTGTTGAAGTTGTCTGAACTCGTCGACTGTCTTCAACGCATGAAGACATTTTTTCAGGACAGTGTAGAAATGAAAAAAGCCTCGCTATTTCTAGCGAGGCTTCTTAATAGTGGCGGAGAGATAGGGATTTGAACCCTAGATACGCTATTAACGTATGCCGGTTTTCAAGACCGGTGCTTTCAACCACTCAGCCATCTCTCCACAAATTGTCATCTTCAGATTAGTACACTGATGATGTTGTTACATGTTCCCACAGGTAACGATATTTAAAGCCTGGCGATGTCCTACTCTCACATGGGGAAACCCCACACTACCATCGGCGCTATTTCGTTTCACTTCTGAGTTCGGAATGGAAGTCAGGTGGGTCCAAAACGCTATGGTCGCCAAGCAAATTCTTACTCTCTATTTCTAGAGAAAACTTGGAAAGCTGTTTTTTAATTCTCGTTATTACACATTCAACGTTCTTACTTTGAGTCCATCAAAACCCCTTGGGTGTTGTATGGTTAAGCCTCACGGGCAATTAGTACAGGTTAGCTCAACGCCTCACAACGCTTACACACCCTGCCTATCAACGTCGTAGTCTACGACAACCCTTTAGGATACTTAAAGTATCAGGGAGAACTCATCTCAAGGCTCGCTTCCCGCTTAGATGCTTTCAGCGGTTATCGATCCCGAACTTAGCTACCGGGCAATGCGTCTGGCGACACAACCCGAACACCAGAGGTTCGTCCACTCCGGTCCTCTCGTACTAGGAGCAGCCCCTTTCAATTCTCCAACGCCCACGGCAGATAGGGACCGAACTGTCTCACGACGTTCTAAACCCAGCTCGCGTACCACTTTAAATGGCGAACAGCCATACCCTTGGGACCGACTTCAGCCCCAGGATGTGATGAGCCGACATCGAGGTGCCAAACACCGCCGTCGATATGAACTCTTGGGCGGTATCAGCCTGTTATCCCCGGAGTACCTTTTATCCGTTGAGCGATGGCCCTTCCATTCAGAACCACCGGATCACTATGACCTGCTTTCGCACCTGCTCGAATTGTCATTCTCGCAGTCAAGCGGGCTTATGCCATTGCACTAACCTCACGATGTCCAACCGTGATTAGCCCACCTTCGTGCTCCTCCGTTACGCTTTGGGAGGAGACCGCCCCAGTCAAACTACCCACCAGGCACTGTCCGCAACCCCGATAAGGGGTCAACGTTAGAACATCAACACTACAAGGGTGGTATTTCAAGGACGGCTCCACGAATACTGGCGTACTCGTTTCAAAGCCTCCCACCTATCCTACACATGTAGGGTCAATGTTCAGTGCCAAGCTGTAGTAAAGGTTCACGGGGTCTTTCCGTCTAGCCGCGGGTACACTGCATCTTCACAGCGATTTCAATTTCACTGAGTCTCGGGTGGAGACAGCGTGGCCATCATTACGCCATTCGTGCAGGTCGGAACTTACCCGACAAGGAATTTCGCTACCTTAGGACCGTTATAGTTACGGCCGCCGTTTACCGGGGCTTCGATCAAGAGCTTCGACCGAAGTCTAACCCCATCAATTAACCTTCCGGCACCGGGCAGGCGTCACACCGTATACGTCATCTTACGATTTTGCACAGTGCTGTGTTTTTAATAAACAGTTGCAGCCACCTGGTATCTGCGACTCTCAATAGCTCCATCCGCAAGGGACTTCACCGTCGAGAGCGTACCTTCTCCCGAAGTTACGGTACCATTTTGCCTAGTTCCTTCACCCGAGTTCTCTCAAGCGCCTTGGTATTCTCTACCCGACCACCTGTGTCGGTTTGGGGTACGATTCCTTACAATCTGAAGCTTAGAGGCTTTTCCTGGAAGCATGGCATCAATGACTTCACACCCGTAGGTGCTCGACATCGTGTCTCAGCCTTAGAGAGAGCCGGATTTACCTAACTCTCAAGCCTACGCACTTGAACCTGGACAACCGTCGCCAGGCCCACCTAGCCTTCTCCGTCCCCCCATCGCAATTGTAAGAAGTACGGGAATATTAACCCGTTTCCCATCGACTACGCCTTTCGGCCTCGCCTTAGGGGTCGACTTACCCTGCCCCGATTAACGTTGGACAGGAACCCTTGGTCTTCCGGCGAGGAGGTTTTTCACCCCCTTTATCGTTACTCATGTCAGCATTCGCACTTCTGATACGTCCAGCATGCGTTACCACACACCTTCAACCGCTTACAGAACGCTCCCCTACCCAATACTCAAAGAGTATTGCCGCAGCTTCGGTTTACTACTTAGCCCCGTTACATCTTCCGCGCAGGCCGACTCGACCAGTGAGCTATTACGCTTTCTTTAAATGATGGCTGCTTCTAAGCCAACATCCTGGCTGTCTGAGCCTTCCCACATCGTTTCCCACTTAGTAGTAATTTGGGACCTTAGCTGGCGGTCTGGGTTGTTTCCCTCTCCACGACGGACGTTAGCACCCGCCGTGTGTCTCCCGGATAGTACTTACTGGTATTCGGAGTTTGCAAAGGGTTGGTAAGTCGGGATGACCCCCTAGCCTTAACAGTGCTCTACCCCCAGTAGTATTCGTCCGAGGCGCTACCTAAATAGCTTTCGGGGAGAACCAGCTATCTCCAGGTTTGATTGGCCTTTCACCCCTAGCCACAAGTCATCCGCTAATTTTTCAACATTAGTCGGTTCGGTCCTCCAGTTGATGTTACTCAACCTTCAACCTGCCCATGGCTAGATCACCTGGTTTCGGGTCTATATCCAGAGACTGAACGCCCAGTTAAGACTCGGTTTCCCTACGGCTCCCCTAGATGGTTAACCTTGCCACTGAATATAAGTCGCTGACCCATTATACAAAAGGTACGCAGTCACAGGACAAAGCCTGCTCCTACTGCTTGTACGTACACGGTTTCAGGTTCTATTTCACTCCCCTCACAGGGGTTCTTTTCGCCTTTCCCTCACGGTACTGGTTCACTATCGGTCAGTCAGTAGTATTTAGCCTTGGAGGATGGTCCCCCCATATTCAGACAGGATATCACGTGTCCCGCCCTACTCGATTTCACTGAACACACATCGTCAACTACGGGACTATCACCCTGTATCGTCGGACTTTCCAGACCGTTCGTCTAACGCGTGTAAAGCTTAAGGGCTAGTCCAATTTCGCTCGCCGCTACTTTCGGAATCTCGGTTGATTTCTTTTCCTCGGGGTACTTAGATGTTTCAGTTCCCCCGGTTCGCCTCCTGTTGCTATGTATTCACAACAGGATACTTACTTATGTAAGTGGGTTTCCCCATTCGGAAATCCCAGACTCAAGTGGCTTTTACTGCCTAATCTGGGCTTATCGCAAGTTAATACGTCCTTCATCGCCTCTGACTGCCAAGGCATCCACCGTGTACGCTTAGTCACTTAACCATACAACCCGAAGGAGTTTCGAATTGATGTTAAACAACCAAAGTTGCTGTCTCATTATTTGAATGAGCGAGACAGCTTTCGATTTTGCCGGACTCAAATTCCAAGAACACTTGAATGTGTTTTTAGTTGTATTCAAATTCATGAATACTTTGAGAACTTTACAAATAATCTTAAAGATTATTTTGTCAGCTTTCCAAATTGTTAAAGAGCTAGATTCATTTAAGAACCATTTTTAAACACACTCGTAAGAATGCTTAAAGATGGTGGAGCTAAGCAGGATCGAACTGCTGACCTCCTGCGTGCAAGGCAGGCGCTCTCCCAGCTGAGCTATAGCCCCATCAAGGTGTGTCGATACTGTATGCCAATTCCTTGGGAAGGGAATTGGTGGGTCTGAGTGGACTCGAACCACCGACCTCTCGCTTATCAGGCGAACGCTCTAACCACCTGAGCTACAGACCCAGTATCGTCTCTTTTACATAAACCATATCAATCTGTGTGGACACTCATCGTGAGTAATCATCGTATAAGGAGGTGATCCAGCGCCAGGTTCCCCTAGCGCTACCTTGTTACGACTTCACCCCAGTCATGAACCACAAAGTGGTAAGCGTCCCCCCGAAGGTTAAACTACCTACTTCTTTTGCAGCCCACTCCCATGGTGTGACGGGCGGTGTGTACAAGGCCCGGGAACGTATTCACCGTGGCATTCTGATCCACGATTACTAGCGATTCCGACTTCATGGAGTCGAGTTGCAGACTCCAATCCGGACTACGACGCACTTTTTGGGATTCGCTCACTTTCGCAAGTTGGCCGCCCTCTGTATGCGCCATTGTAGCACGTGTGTAGCCCTACTCGTAAGGGCCATGATGACTTGACGTCGTCCCCACCTTCCTCCGGTTTATCACCGGCAGTCTCCCTGGAGTTCCCGACATTACTCGCTGGCAAACAAGGATAAGGGTTGCGCTCGTTGCGGGACTTAACCCAACATTTCACAACACGAGCTGACGACAGCCATGCAGCACCTGTCTCAGAGTTCCCGAAGGCACCAATTCATCTCTGAAAAGTTCTCTGGATGTCAAGAGTAGGTAAGGTTCTTCGCGTTGCATCGAATTAAACCACATGCTCCACCGCTTGTGCGGGCCCCCGTCAATTCATTTGAGTTTTAATCTTGCGACCGTACTCCCCAGGCGGTCTACTTAACGCGTTAGCTCCGAAAGCCACGGCTCAAGGCCACAACCTCCAAGTAGACATCGTTTACGGCGTGGACTACCAGGGTATCTAATCCTGTTTGCTCCCCACGCTTTCGCATCTGAGTGTCAGTATCTGTCCAGGGGGCCGCCTTCGCCACCGGTATTCCTTCAGATCTCTACGCATTTCACCGCTACACCTGAAATTCTACCCCCCTCTACAGTACTCTAGTCTGCCAGTTTCAAATGCTATTCCGAGGTTGAGCCCCGGGCTTTCACATCTGACTTAACAAACCACCTGCATGCGCTTTACGCCCAGTAATTCCGATTAACGCTCGCACCCTCCGTATTACCGCGGCTGCTGGCACGGAGTTAGCCGGTGCTTCTTCTGTCGCTAACGTCAAATAATGCAGCTATTAACTACACTACCTTCCTCACGACTGAAAGTGCTTTACAACCCGAAGGCCTTCTTCACACACGCGGCATGGCTGCATCAGGCTTGCGCCCATTGTGCAATATTCCCCACTGCTGCCTCCCGTAGGAGTCTGGACCGTGTCTCAGTTCCAGTGTGGCTGATCATCCTCTCAGACCAGCTAGGGATCGTCGCCTTGGTGAGCCCTTACCTCACCAACTAGCTAATCCCACCTAGGCATATCCTGACGCGAGAGGCCCGAAGGTCCCCCTCTTTGGCCCGTAGGCATCATGCGGTATTAGCCATCGTTTCCAATGGTTATCCCCCACATCAGGGCAATTTCCTAGGCATTACTCACCCGTCCGCCGCTCGACGCCGTTAACGTCCCCCGAAGGTTCAGTTAACTCGTTTCCGCTCGACTTGCATGTGTTAGGCCTGCCGCCAGCGTTCAATCTGAGCCATGATCAAACTCTTCAATTTAAGATTTTGTTCGGCTCAATGAATACTGAACATTACATAAAGTAATGTTTGAATTGACTGTGCTGAATCTTTCGATTCAATGGTCACTTCGTATCATTGAAACCTAATTTGAAACCGAAGTTTCTAATTGGATTATCATCAACGAGTGCCCACACAGATTGATAGGTCTATATTGTTAAAGAGCTTGGCTTTCAGTGCCTTAGCACTTAAGCGAGGTGCGTATAATACGCTTTCCACTTTGAAAGTCAACATAAAATTCTAAAAAACTTTAGAACCCTATGGTGACTTGCTTAAATATTAAGCAAGTGCAAAATAAAAGCCTGGCGATGTCCTACTCTCACATGGGGAAACCCCACACTACCATCGGCGCTATTTTGTTTCACTTCTGAGTTCGGAATGGAAGTCAGGTGGGTCCAAAACGCTATGGTCGCCAAGCAAATTCTTTAATCTGGAAAGCTGTTTTTAATTCTCGTTTTTACACATTCAACGTTCTTACATTGAGTCCATCAAAACCCCTTGGGTGTTGTATGGTTAAGCCTCACGGGCAATTAGTACAGGTTAGCTCAACGCCTCACAACGCTTACACACCCTGCCTATCAACGTCGTAGTCTACGACAACCCTTTAGGATACTTAAAGTATCAGGGAGAACTCATCTCAAGGCTCGCTTCCCGCTTAGATGCTTTCAGCGGTTATCGATCCCGAACTTA
This window contains:
- a CDS encoding DUF4402 domain-containing protein, which gives rise to MKNNKKLAYAALAVFASSAYAEGVAPEFNKKGTASVEVKNTLDIVETTSLNFGTIAAVAGSDDTNAATLVLDPSTGEVTAKATADSGSITPIDKTNVSPGTFTVSNAARYTNLNITLPKDADTIELKMENAAPESLKFTLGKFTAYANDKAVELNATTGAGKARTDENGNLVLLVGATLNTQKGGDASYDDAVYSGTYDVTIKY
- a CDS encoding DUF4402 domain-containing protein, with protein sequence MRNHLLSLLAICLLAGGAWAGEITQVKPLDFGVIALRNNDNIYNYQINPDGSRKYDTNIVVIEQGHPAEFLLSGFQAGSYLHITTSLPEGAKSLSHGGNAGSRFTIKQLNVKPWVRTNTKGEARVWVGATLATSGTGYYLDAKYTNPHITLHITH
- a CDS encoding molecular chaperone, with amino-acid sequence MLLIISRKTLSLLATLLLPVLLASNASASLLISPTRLSFAERERSSKVFLMNTSSETKTYRLEFQQQKQLPDGRYQALNEEELANFNIASSMLRFSPRQVTLGPGERQQVRIAVRRPKDLAPGEYRSHLLLAALPGNKERKQTEGVGIQLNLRLSFSIPVIIRAGGLDAAAEFGPVDLYRDASSAKPDGLTFALNRSGLHSTFGSLKAFWRSYDGGEERQVATLNNVAVFHENKQRVISLPFHDPIAQDGTLRLIYEGDDEFGGRVLAEQQLTISDYQLAP
- a CDS encoding collagen binding domain-containing protein, with protein sequence MSLYHPCKWLLLGLLWPVCTPAIAQSELFELIRTINHKYQEPDFGLMPADAPTTDDGRGIADGEELILEVRIDDLVIGDLFAIKHQGSALIAFGQFVELLDFAIELDSETSAASGWYINEGQSFSLNLPEKDGEQTAADSQAKAEANGVTYHLPASHFQILPDDLYIHADDLGRWFNINMTFDFGAMMLMLKPDQPLPIQAALARKRRQKSRAKTTSAKPALPLRKSDHKLLSAPLLDISTNATYSGKDVNFGYSALGRHDLGFFSSQYYLGGGSENELDYARLTLEKTSLEGGLLGPINATQYRFGDILPVVGAGNQERGVSFSNRPLTGNTELDTLDLQGDIQPGWDVELYRNDVLISALTAGPDGRYVFNDIELLYGNNTLRLVFYGPQGQIREKTKQVLVGSRTVQKQHYFDLSLTQPGSLFLNEPAASTADWHLAGKYSKSLSDKLLLDATISKVERHNAAYSLDASFSLFDRLLMQAGVDNNGAYRMGGKTFLGKHALNFSHNADDGKFNDNVTLAGSLFQGRQTALNYEQGFSRRYGDIDQPSFSLQNRLSLYRPSFYLSNSFTYQRTEPEVGEAEDWQSGSALLRKRFSAFTWELGADYSLSPEAELTQLDTEFSRALSSSLNSEFGINYWPQTERYKADMRLNWKADTFYLSSTLSYDDRGEWFLGLNTLLSLGWDPQESDLYIDRRRLAQNGAISVRVFQDLNLNGRYDQDEPPVVGAKVKGTQVYRRASTNDKGIAFLRGLPAYRTTDIELEIGSLEDPYWMPSRPGISITPRPGLVETLDIPVVTTGEIEGMVYLEDGHGGEKPAAYAPLVLLDEQGKVVQRGESEYDGFYLFMNVLPGKVRVEIDKQYIEDKKLYPLAAVEVTIKGDGDVLRGNNFSLAALSFQPAFLVSLGEFSSETTMKAYWHLLYRSHANILPQASYSKVAREGSEHLRLQLGTYYLNRAQAQSQCTRLQEQGINCRVTTTELLLEKSS